TGTTTCTTTCGACGTATGCGCCGAGTGATTATCGAGAATCATTTGTATTTTCCATTCCAGCGGATAATGGGCATCCAACTTTTTCAGAAAGGCAACGAACTCCCGGCTTCTGTGCCGATCTTCCAAACTGCCGATGACTTCGCCCGTGATCAGGTCGATACCCGCCAACAGACTCAGTGTGCCATAGCGAACATATTCATGATCGCGCCCTACGCTACTGTGTTGACCTGGTTGTGGTGGCAGGTCCGGTGCCGTGTTCCCGATAGCTTGAATCCCCGGCTTTTCGTCATAGGACACCGTTGTCGTCGTGTAAAATGCATTCTCCTCTTCATCGAGCATGAACTGTACCTGCTGGTATACGCATAACACCTGAGCCATCTTTTCGTCGAAGTCTGGGTCCCGTTTCTCTAAATAATAGCGAACCTTGTGCGGCTTGATATCATTGGCCGACAGCATCTTCGAGATGGTGCCGGCGCTAATACGTGAGGCACACTCATGTCCAGCAGACACGGCGTGTTCCTGGATGTGTTTCGCCAATAGCCGAATCGTCCACAGTTCATACGAGTATCCGAGGTCCTTAGGCTTTTGACAAGCCAGAGATATGATCCAAGCCTGCGCCTCGGGCGTAATCTCGGGAGGTCTCCCGCTACGAGGCAGGTCATCCAATGCTGTGGAGATGCCAAACTGCAACGCCTTGTTCAGGCACCGATGAACCTTGACTGCGTTGGTATCCAACGTCTTCGCGACAGCTTGTGCAGATGCACCGCTCTCCAATTGCAGCAATATCTTGGCGCGCTCCACGCGACGAACTTGCTCTGTCCTAGACTGTGAGACCTTCTGTAGCAGTGAACGCTCTTCTTCGGATAGCACCAGCATCGGTTTCCTGCGGCGATTGCCCATTGGTATCCCCTCCTACATCTAGGATACCAGAAACCTATATTAATTACGATATTTAAGAAACGATCTACTAGGTCACACTTCGGTGTGGCCTTTATTGTGGACAAGCCTAGGTAAATCCCGCGAGCTAACTATATGAAAAAACTTTAGGGTGGTGGTGATATGTCAAAGAAACGAAAACGCAATCGTGTCACATCCAGGGAGGAACTGTATGAAGAACAAGAGAGGAAACGCAAGGAACTCGAGCGGATAATGAGTTCTGCGAACACATACGAGAGAAGACATTAAGCGGTAAGGCTAAGGCGTCTGTATCTTGTTCGTCTGTACAGTAACGCAGCCCAAATCGGGGATTCTAACAAAGGCACCGCAGCCTAGTCTGACTTTTATTACTTGAATCAACGGAATCCTTCCATGCAGTGACATCTGTTCTTAACTCACTTCACTACATAGATGTACCTGATGGTGGCTAAAAGCAAATGTGAAGTCTTTGGTAACGTCTCTAGAAACCACGGCAATAAGAGTCAGTTACTTAGACAGCATTTTTCTAAGCAAGAGTGATCTGAAATATGCTGGCCTGAGTATCCAGTTCTCCCTGTTTGGGTGATCCATGATAGCCACAGACCATTCAAAGTGCACTTTCCAGTCTGGCAGTTAATCCCTCAGGTTTATCTAGTAACTCGAAGAGAGGTTCCGCGTCGATTAAACATTACTAGTGAGATAATTAAATAAATTACCCATACCGCAGCTTGAATAATGCTTGGGTGATCTGTATATCCCACGAATGCGTGAAGTATAGCACCGAGTGTGCCGTTGCTGTTGAGAACGGTCGACAGATCATATACGTAGGCAACAGGTTTAATGATCCCGGCTTCGATTGCGGAATGAACGGCGTTACCCAAGAGTCCTGCACCGACGACGATTAAGACGTTGCCCATGACTTGAAAGAATAACTTTAGATTAATATGTGATGTACCACGATAGACAGCAAATCCAATTGCTGCCGAAATGAGAAGACCGATCAAGGCGCCGAGCCCGACAGGCTTAGCTCCATGCCCTTGAGTTGCAACCGCCAAAAGAAACATGATCATTTCAAGGACTTCACGAATCACCGTAATGAAAGCCAAAAATATAAGTTGAAATACACCGCCCTGGTTCAAGGCAGAATCAATACGGCTCTGTATTCCACGGTTCATTGAGCGACTATTCTTTTTCATCCAAAAGGTCATGTAGGATAATATGGCAACCGCGAATATAAACACGACCA
This is a stretch of genomic DNA from Alicyclobacillus dauci. It encodes these proteins:
- a CDS encoding IS630 family transposase, which translates into the protein MGNRRRKPMLVLSEEERSLLQKVSQSRTEQVRRVERAKILLQLESGASAQAVAKTLDTNAVKVHRCLNKALQFGISTALDDLPRSGRPPEITPEAQAWIISLACQKPKDLGYSYELWTIRLLAKHIQEHAVSAGHECASRISAGTISKMLSANDIKPHKVRYYLEKRDPDFDEKMAQVLCVYQQVQFMLDEEENAFYTTTTVSYDEKPGIQAIGNTAPDLPPQPGQHSSVGRDHEYVRYGTLSLLAGIDLITGEVIGSLEDRHRSREFVAFLKKLDAHYPLEWKIQMILDNHSAHTSKETQAYLETVPNRFVFVFTPKHASWLNIIESFFAKMTKSMLRHIRVSSKEELRQRIEMYLHEVNQSPVQFHWRYGLESKTQQPG
- a CDS encoding FTR1 family iron permease, with the protein product MFGASLLVALREGLEISLILGIIFSYLRKVNRSDAFKYVWSGSGLALILAAGLGIILYRLTGQQEWAGQVYLEVVVFIFAVAILSYMTFWMKKNSRSMNRGIQSRIDSALNQGGVFQLIFLAFITVIREVLEMIMFLLAVATQGHGAKPVGLGALIGLLISAAIGFAVYRGTSHINLKLFFQVMGNVLIVVGAGLLGNAVHSAIEAGIIKPVAYVYDLSTVLNSNGTLGAILHAFVGYTDHPSIIQAAVWVIYLIISLVMFNRRGTSLRVTR